GCCAGCGCTGTTCCACCGGCTGGTAGGGGTCGGTGTTGGTGCCCATGGCGATAGGCTGGCAGCGATAGCCGGGCCGGCGCAACTCCCCGGCCAGCAGGGCGGCGGCGTCCGGCTTGGCAAAGAGCCGGCTCTCGAAGTCCAGCCCCGGCGACAGGCCCAGGTAGGCGTGGGTGGGGCGGGCGAAGCAGTAGACGCAGCCGTGCTCGCAGCCGCGGTACGGATTGATGGAGCGGTCGAAGGGAATGTCCGGCGAGCGGTTGTAGGTGATCACCGTGCGCGCCGCATCCATCGCTACGGTGGTGCGCAGCGGCGGCGCCTCGGCGTCCAAACTGCCCCAGCCGTCGTCGAGCGCGGCGCGGGTGCGGGATTCGTAGCGGCCGTCGGGGTTGCTGCCGGCGCCGCGGCCCTTGGGCTTGCGATCGGCTGGCTTCATGGGGAGATTTTAACATGATACCCGGTGCCGCGGTGACTGCCAAAGCAAAAGGGCGGCCTATGGCCGCCCCGGTGCGGGCCGGTCAGCGCCGGCGTCTGGACAGGTACAGGACGGACAGGGCGAGCAGGCCGAGCAGGGTGGGATCGAATCTGGTCCCGGCAGCGAGGACGCAGCCGCCGCCCGCCGTGCTGCCGCCAGCAGCCAAGCCCGATGCCGCGCTGCCACTGCTGGCCGGCTGCAGAGGGGGGCGACCGCCGGCCGGCAGCGGCGCGTTGGCCGCATCCAGACCCTTGAGCGGCTGGATCTCCGGATTGCCGAACAGGGGCGGCGGCAAGGGATCCAGCAGGCGGATGCGGTTCAGCTCCGGGGTCACGGTGCGGTTGGGCAGGGATTGCAGGTAGCGTACCACCACCTCGGTGGCATCCAGCGGCCGGCCGCCGTCATCCTTCAGTACTCGGATGTGGTTGGCGGGTGTGAGATTCACCAGCTTGGGATCGACGTCGTAGTAGTAGGAGGCGTAGGTATACGTGACGTTGGGATCCAGCGGCATCCAGGCTTGGTTCTGCCGGTTGAAGACCTGCACGTTCGAGAAGCGGCTGCCTGCGCTGTGGTAGGGATGAAGGTCGGCCCGGACGCCGCTGTAGCCGAACAGCCAGCCTCCCGACCAGATGCTGACGTCCGGATTCAGGGAGCCGTCGGCAGCGTTTTCCATCTGAGCCTTCAGTTGCCGTCCCTGGATCTCGCCGACGGCGATCTGGGCGCCAATGGGCATGAAGTGGTAGAGATCGGCCAGGGTGATGGGACCGGGGCCACGTGGGTGCCGTAGCGGAAGCCGCGGATGGCGCCGATCTCGGCGCCCGTCATGCTGCGGAAGGCGTCGGCCAGGAAATCGTGGGACGAGCCCTCGATGACCCCGGGCATGCCCTCGGTGGAAAAATTGCCGCGGTAGAGGGGCACCTGGGTGTAGCCGACCACGGTGTCGAGGGGCTGCTTCAGCACGCTGCCATTGAAGGGGTTGATGTGCGGGGTGAAATCGGGGCCGCTGACGAAGCTTTTGCGCACCTCGCGCACCAGCGCCGCGATGCCGGGATCTTCGGCCAGCCGGTCGTCAATGACGTGGGCCTGCCAGCGCCAGCTGCTCAACTTGCCGTTGCTGACCTGGAGCTGGAGCTCGCCCAGGAGAGTGCCGTCCTGGCCGACCTCGGAGATGATAGTGCCGGTTTTCGTGACGACCGGCTTGATGGTGGCCTCGTGCATGTCCGCGGACAGGATGACGTCCACGCCGGGATGGCTTTCCGCCAGGCGGATGTTGTCGGCCAAACCCAGTTCGGACACCATGACCACGAGGTCCACCTTCTCGCGCTCGCGCAGCACGGGAATGAGCTCTGCCAGCTCCGCGTCGCCCGGGGTGAATTTGAATCCTTGGGTTGTGCTGTTGAGGATGGGAATGCCGCGAAAGGTGGTGAATCCCAGGATGCCGATGCGCAAGCCGCCTACTGGGCGAATCTCGTAAGGCGGCAGGACCCGCTGCCCGCTCCAGGCGGCGTAAGGGGCGCCGTCGTAATAGAGATTGGCGGCCACGGCATGCCAGGGCGCTTTGCGGCTGGCCGGGCAGAAGAGCTCCTGAAAGCGTTGTGTGCCATAGAGAAAATCCCAGTTGCCCGGGGCGAAGGCATCGATGCCGAAGCGGTTCAGGACATCGACCATGGCCTGGCCGCGGGTGAACAGGGTCTCGGCCGAGCCTTGGATCGTGTCGCCGGTATTGATGAGCAGGCTGTCGCGCGCCCGGCTGCGGATCTCCTGGATCTGGGTATAGAGCCGGGCCAGACCGCCTTCCAGGCGGCCGGAGCTGTCGCTTCTGACGTTCGGTCGGGGGACCAGATGGCCGTGCAGATCGCCGATCTGAATCAAAGTGACGGTGCCGTTGCCGGCGGCAAAGGCCGGAACCGCGGCGAGGATCAGGAAAAGGATGGCAAAACAAGGCGTAAGACGTCTCATAGCGCTCCTCTGGATTTTTGGCGGTGAGGACGGTTTCTTGCGGACTACGAGGAAAGCTTGCTTGTCAGGCGGGGATGGATGCCGAGACAAACCTCCAATGGGCAGGGTACAACTTTGGGATTAGTACTTTGGGCTTAGCCGCGCGGGTGGCGTTACCCTAACCCAGCTGTACAGAGGCGGGAAGGCAACCAATGGGGGATTGACGGATTTTTGACGCTTCGCTGGGGGGGCAAGGCATCAGCTTCGGCTTGCCGACGGCTCTTCCTCCCAGGCTTGTTCCAGGCGAGGATAGGCCTGCTCGAAGGGTTCCCCTGCCCGCAGGGCGGCGATGAGCTGCCGCAGGCCCTCCAGCCCCACCCAGGCATGCCAGCGCGCCACCTCCTGCTTTGAGGTGCCGTAGGAAAGCTGCTTGCCGTGGCTGCCCGGGCCGGTCACCCGCAGCCAGCCGCTGCGGGTAGCCAGGGCACTCAGGGCGGGTGCCCGGCTGCCCCGCGCCGTCGCCGCCAGCCACTTTTCCCGGGTGAACTCGGGATCCTGGCTGATCAGGACCGCCAGCCCCTCGCTGAACCAGGGCGGCACCGGCCAGGCCGGCACGGGGCCCAGGCGTGCGGCGAACTCCAGGTGCGCCAGCTCGTGGCTGATGGTGGTGGCGTTCAGGGCGCGAGGGGACAGCAGCATGTGGGAACGCAGGCTGACCGCCCGGCCGCGGATGCCGCCGAACAACTGGTAGCAGTCGTCGCTGGCGCAGGCCACGATGGTGGGCTTGGCGAGAAGCCCGCCATAGAAGGCGGCCACGCGCCGGCGGGCCACTGCGGCGGCCCTGAGCAACTGTGCCTTCTGGCTGGAACTCAGTTCGGGGTCCGCGTACACGCTGGGGGCGAGCCGCTCCAGGCCGTGATAGGAGGGACCCAGCAGCAGGCCGTACTGCAGCCGGGTGCAGCCCGACAGCAGGAGCAGGGCCAGCAGGGCGAACGCGGGCGCGGTGCTGCGTGCCATTCTTGTCATGTGTCTGCCGGATCCTGCCTTACCCGTTGCCAAGGGATAGCTTAGTATAAGACGACCAACGGTGAACGAGGCCCCCTATGGATCTGGATGTGCCTTCGGCCTGGGCGCGCTCGGCGGACAGCATCCTGCGGCGGCGCCGGGGCAGGATTCTGGTGTTGGGCGCCGTCGACCGCGGCAAGAGCAGTTACTGCGCCTTCCTCGGTCAGCGCATCCTGGCGGCCGGCGGCACGGCGGCCGTGGTGGACGCGGATGTGGGGCAGAAGGACATCGGCCCGCCGGCCTGCATCACCCTGGGCTATCTCGAGCCCGGGCGCCCGCTGGCTGCGCTCGCGCCGGCGGCCTTCTATTTCGTCGGCGCGGTCAGCCCGACGGGACACCTGCTGCCCATGCTGGTGGGCGCGCGGCGTCTGCTGGACGAGAGCCGGGCCGCATTCACCGTGATCAACACCGCCGGGCTGATCCACGGCGCCGGGCGCGTGCTGGCGGGCTATCTCATCGAGGCGCTGCGGCCGGACGTGATCGTGGCCATCGCCAGGGGCCCGGAGCTGACCGCCGTGCTCCGGGCCTACCGCGATCAGCCGGTGCTGCATTTGACGCCCTCGGTCAGGGCGGTGCCGAAGACGCCGGCGCAGCGCCGGGCCGCCCGCGAGGCCGCTTTCCGCCGCTATTTCGCCGGTGCCTGCGAACAGGTCCTGCCCTTGGGTGCTCTGCTGTTCCAGCGCGGACTGCTGTTCACCGGCAAGCCCTTGCATGATCCCGCGCAGGTGCATGCGGAAAGGACGGCGGAGGGCGTGGTGAGCGTGCCGGCCGGCTTCGAGCGCGATCGCCTGTGCGGCCTGGCGGATCGGCACGGCAACGGCCGGGGGCTGGCGCTCATCCAGGGCATCGATTTCGCCGCGGGCCGCATCGCTCTGCGCACGCCGGTGCCGTCGCGGGCCATCCGCGCCGTGCAGTGGGGCGATCTCCGCCTGGATGCCGAGGGCCGCGAGCTGGAACGGGCCGCGCCCATCCCCTGATGTCGTCCGCCCAAGGGTCGACGGCGGCGCGGCAAGCGGGCTTGCATCATCTCTCCGCAGGAGGTGCCATGTACGCTGAATGTGCCGTTCGCCTCGTTCGAAAGCGCAAAGCTGCGCGCGGTGGGCCATGAGGGCCCTGTTCCATCCGCAACTGGTCAATGAGCCCTTCGGCGACGCCGGGCTGTACGTGGACCTCCTGTTCGAGCGGCGGGCCCTGCTCTTCGACCTGGGCGAGATCCAGCCGCTGCCGCCCCGCAAGATCCTGCGCATCAGCCATGTCTTCGTGTCCCACACCCACATGGACCACTTCATGGGATTCGACCGGCTGCTGCGCATCTGCCTGGGGCGGGACAAGGGGATGCAGCTCTTCGGCCCGCCGGCCTTCATCGATCAGGTGGAGCACAAGCTGGCCGCCTACGCCTGGAATCTGGTGCACAACTACGCCAACGACTTCACCCTGACCGTGACCGAGCTGCATCCGGACGGCACGGCGCAGCGGGCCGCCTTCCACGTGCGCACGGGCTTCCGGCGCGAGGTCCTGGCCGGCGCTGTCATCGAGGATGACGCGCTCCTGGACGAGGCAAGCTTTCGGGTGCGCTGTGCCTTCCTGGATCACCGCATCCCCTGTCTCGGCTTTGCCTTGGAGGAAAAGCAGCACATCAACGTCTGGAAGAGCCGGCTGGCGGAACTGGGGCTGCCGGTCGGTCCCTGGCTGCATGAGCTGAAGCTGGCGGTGGCGCGCGGGCTGGCCGACGACGTCCCGTTTCGCGTGTGGTGGCGCGCGGCGGATGGCCTCCGCGAGCGCCATCTGCCGCTGGGGCTGTTGAAGGAACGGCTGCTGCGCATCGTGCCCGGACAGAAGATCGGCTACGTGGTCGACACCATCTGCTCCGAGGAGAATGCCCCACGCATCGTCGCATTGGTGCAGGGGGCGGACCAGCTCTTCATCGAGACGCCGTTCCTGCATGAGGACCTGGCGCATGCCCGGGACAAGTACCACCTCACCGCCCGGCAGGCGGGCCTGCTCGCCCGCGAAGCCGGCGTCAAGCGGCTGATGCCGTTCCACTTCTCGCCGCGCTACCTGGGCCGCGAGGCGCTGCTGCGCCAGGAGGCCGAGGCGGCGTTCGCCCGCTGACGCAAAACGCCCGGCCGGAGCCGGGCGGTGGAACCGTGCAAGGCGGAGCGGGCTCAGGGCAGCCTGCACCCCTGCAGCGGCTGCAGCTCGGTGTTGCCGAAGGCCGCTTTGGGCAGCGGATTCAGCAGCCGGATGCGCCGCAGCTGCGGGTCGGCGGTCTTGTTGGGCAGAGTTTGCAAATAGCGCACCACCACTTCCGTGGCGTCCAGGGCCTCGCCGCTGTCGTCCTTGACCACGCGGATGAAGGTGCCCGGTATCTGCGGGCAGTCGCAGCCGTTGATCAGCTCGGCGTCGTTGGCATACCAGTAGCCGGCGTAGCTGTAGATGGCCTCCGGGTCGAGGGGCTTGCCGTTGACGCGGATGTTGCTGGCCCGGAAGCCCTGGGGCTTGTAGGGATCGAAATCCATGGTGATGCCGCTGTAGTTGAAGAGCCAGCCGCCGGTCCAGCGGCCCACGTCGGGGTCGAGCACGCCGTTGGCGGTGTTCTCGATCTGCCGCTTCAGGAAGCGGCCCTGGATGCGCACCACGCCGATCTGCGCGCCGATGGGCATGAAGTGGTACAGGTCCTCCATGCGGATCGGCCCCGGCGCCACCTGGGTGCCGTAGCGGAAGCCGCGCATGGCGCCGATATCGGCCTTGGCCATGGCGCGGAAGGCGTCGGTCAGGAAGTCATGGGACGAGCCTTCGATGGCGGCCGGCATGGCGGCGTTGGTGAAGTTGGCGCGATGCAGCGGCACCTGGGTGTAGCCGACCACGGTATCGATGGGCCGCTGCAGGCGCGTGCCGTTGATGGGATTGATGTGCTGCACGAAATCGGGACCGGCGACGAAGGTCTTGCGCACCTCCTTGACCCGGGCGGCGACCTGCGGATCTTCCGGCACGCGCTCGTCGATGTCGTGCATCCGCCAGTGCCAGCCAGCCATGCGGCCGTTCCGCACCTTGACCTTCAGCTCGCCCAGCAGGGTGCCATCCTGGCCCTCCTCGACAATCACGGTGCCGCCGCGGGTCACCACCGGCTTGCGCGTCTCCTCATGCATGTCCGAGGACAGGATCACGTCGATGCCCGGATAGGTTTCGGCGAGATGAACGTTTTGGGCCAGGCCCAGCTCCGAGGCGACCACCAGCAGGTCCACCCGCTCCTGCTGGCGCAGGATGGGAATGAGCTGCGCCAGCTCGCTCTCGCCGCGGGTGAAGACGAAGCCCTTGCTCACCATGCGGCCCACCGTCTGCGGTCCGCGGTCGGAGGTGAAGCCGAGAATGCCCACCTTCAGGTTGCCAACCTGCTTGATGAGGTAGGGCGGCAGCACGCGCTTGCCGGCGCTTTCCGGAAAGAAGGTGTAGGGATCCTCGTCGGTGCTGACGTAGTACAGATTGGCGGCGACGGCGTTCCAGTTCGCCTTGGGCGCCGGGCCGGCGAAGAGCTCGCGAAAGCGCTGGCTGCCGTAGACGTAGTCCCAATTGCCGGGCACGTAGGCATCGATGCCGAACGGATTCAGGATGTCGACCATGGCCTGGCCGCGGGTGAAGAGGGCTTCGGCGGAGCCTTGGATCGTATCGCCCGTGTTGACCAGCAGGGAATGCGGCTCCCGGGCGCGGATTTCCTGTATCCGGGCGTGGAGGCGCGCCAAGCCCCCCGCCGCGCGGCCGCTGCCTCCCTCGCGCACGTTGGCGTGGGGAATCAGGTGGCCATGCAGATCGCCCATGTGGATCAAAGTGACTTCTCCGCTGCCGGCCAGGGCCGGCTGGCTGAGGAGCAGTACCAGGAGGGGCAAGAGTTTCAGTAAAATAGGGGGTTTCATCCGTACTTCCATTGAGCAATGTGAATGAGATCTAATGGCATTGCCATGGATTAGCACGGATCGTGCCACACATCGAAAAGGCCCGATTCCAGCCGATTCAGGGGCTTAGCGGCCCGCGCAGGCGGGAGTGCGCCGGGCGGTGGCCGAAACGGGACGCCGGCGCCCCGAACGGGCCAGCGCCTTGGGATCGGCCTTGCAAAGAGAACCGAAGGAGTTGGGTATGACGGAGCTGCCGCGTCAGCTCTACCGCGCCGATCAGGTGCGCGAGCTGGACCGCATCGCCATCGAAGCATACGGCATTCCCGGGGCCGTGCTCATGGAGCGGGCGGGCCGGGCTGCGTTTGCGCGGCTGCGTGCCCGGTGGCCGGGGGCGCGGCACGTGACCGTGATCTGCGGGGTGGGGAACAATGCCGGCGATGGTTTCGTGCTGGCGTGCCTGGCCCACGAGGCGGGCCTGACGGTGACGGTGCTGCAGGTGGACGACGGCGCACGGCTGCGGGGCGACGCGCTGGCGGCGCAACGGCGCCTGCAGGCCGCCGGGGTGGCGGTCCAGCCTTTCGCGCCCGCGCGCCTGCAGGACGCGGACGTGCTAGTGGACGCCCTCTTCGGCACGGGCCTGGACCGGCCGCTGGCCGGCGCGTGGCGGGCGGCGGTCGAGGTCATCAATGCCGCCCCAATGCCGGTGCTGGCCCTGGACATCCCCTCGGGCCTGCACGCGGACACCGGTACGGTGCTGGGCGCGGCAGTGCGGGCGGCGCTCACCGTCACCTTCATCGGGCTCAAGCTCGGCATGTTCCTTGAGGCGGGGCCGGTTTGTTGCGGGGAGATCCTGTACGACGACCTGGGGGTGCCGGCGGCGGTCTTCGAGCGCGTGCAGCCCGCCGGGTTCAGATGAGGATCAGCGGCCAATCAGGCCGTGCCCTCCAGTTCGGCCACGTAGCGTCCGTGGAAGACCACTGCCGGCTCGCCGTCCGCGGCAATTTCCGCATGCAGGGCCAGGCGAGCTTTGCCTCTCTTCAGCAGCGTCTTTTTGAACTGCTCCAGTTCCCGCGCTTCCGGCCGTCGGCAGGCGGCCTCGAAATCCCGCGTCACCGGCCGGCGATAGGCGATGGTGCTTTCCTGGATGACCACCTGGGCGGACACCCCCATCTCCCGCAGCAGCACGAAAAGCATGCCCCAGCCCGCCAGAGTCGCCACCGCATTCAGGCTGCCGGCGAAGGCCGTGGCTTTCTGGTTGAGGTTGTCGCGCAAAGGCGCGCGCAGGATCAAGGCGTCCCCGGCATGGCCGCCCACCGTGATGCCCATGCTTTGGGTGATGGGGATCTGCCGGTGCAGGATTGCTTGCAGTTCCTGGAGAATGGCGTCCATCAAGTGAGCCGTGGTGCGTGAGAAGGGGGGCAAGCGAGCACCGCCCTCTCAGGGGAAGGGCGGTGCTCGGCGCTGCGGTGCTTACGCGGCGCCCAGCGCCGCGTGGGCGGCGGGCAGGGCGGCGCCCCGCTCGATGGGGGCGCGCATGCGGCTCAGCACGTCTTCCAGGGCACCCAGGCAGAAGAGCACGTTCTTCGGATTGGCGCCGTAGCCCATGAGGCCGATGCGCCAGATCTTGCCGGCCATGGGACCGAGGCCGGCGCCGATTTCCAGGTTGTAGTCCTGGAGCAGTTGCGCGCGCACGGCGGCGTCGTCCACGCCCTCGGGGATGCCGACGGCGTTCAGCTGGGGCAGGCGTTCGTCCTCCTTCACCACGAACTTGAGTCCCATGGCCTCGATGCCGGCCAGCAATGCCCGATGGGCATGGGCGTGGCGCGCCCAGGCGTTTTCCAGCCCCTCTTCCTGCAGGATCACCAATGCCTCGTGCAGGCCGTAGAGGGCGTTGATGGGCGCGGTGTGATGGTAGGCGCGCTTGGCGCCGCTGCCCCAGTAGCCCATCACCAGATTGAGATCCATGAACCAGCTCTGCACTTTGGTCTTGCGGTGCTTGATGCGCTCCATGGCCCGCTCGCTGAAGCTCACCGGCGACAGGCCGGGGGTGCAGGACAGGCACTTCTGCGTGCCGGAATAGACGGCGTCGATGCCCCATTCGTCCACCTTGACCGGCGTGCCGCCCAGGGAGGTCACCGTGTCCACGATGACCAGGCAGTCGTGGCGGTGGGCGATTTCCACCAGGGCCTTGGCGTCCGATTGGGCGCCGGTGGAGGTTTCGGCATGGACGAAGGCGACCAGCTTGGCGTCCGGGTGGGCCTGCAGGGCGTCTTTCAGCTTCTGCGGATCGACCGCGCTGCCCCAGGCATCCTCCACCATGACGGCGGTGCCGCCGCAGCGTTCCACGTTTTCCTTCATGCGCCCGCCGAAGACGCCGTTCTGGCAGACGATCACCTTGTCGCCCGGCTCCACCAGGTTCACGAAGCAGGTTTCCATGCCGGCGGAGCCGGGGCCGGATACCGGCATGGTGAGCTGGTTGCCGGTCTGGAAGGCGTACTGCAGGAGGCTTTTCAGCTCTTCCATCATGTCGACAAAGACCGGGTCCAGGTGGCCGATGGTGGGCCGGGACATGGCCTCCAGGACGCGGGGATTCACGTCGGAGGGGCCGGGGCCCATGAGGGTGCGAACGGGCGGATGAAAGGAATGGGTGCGCATCGGTCTCCTCATCTGATTATTTGAGCACAGTACTCGGGAATGCGGTGAGGATAAATTAAATGCGCCTGGACCGCTACCGCCGGGCGGCCCGGGCGACGCGGTGCCCTGCGGTGGGGGAGGCATCGCTTGCCGGTTGCGCCTGCGGCTTGCGGGCATGGCGCGGGCCAGGAGCAAGAAAATGGGCTTGCCGCTTGCGTATCAGGCAAGCGGCAAGCCCATGGCGCACCTTCAAGTGCTGCGCGATGTCGGCTTAGGCCGGGCAGGCGCCGTTCGGGAAGGGCGCGGCATTGGCCGCCGGTTTGGCGCTAGGGGTGGATCCCGCCGTGGGGCTGCTGGGCGAGACCGGAGCCGGTTGGACCGCCATGGTGGGTTCGGTGCCCGTGGTGCCGGTGCTGGCCTGGGCGGTGGAGCCGTCGCCCCCGCCGCCGCAAGCGGACAGGAGGGTGAGCGCGAAAAGGGGGGCTGCAAGAAGAGCCAAGGAGCGGTTACTGCGATTCGTGTTCTTCAATGGTTTCTACCTCTAGTCATGGTTCATGGTTGCACGATCTCCCTTTTTGCTGTTCTTATAGAAAATTTCGACAAGTCAATCAGACCAAAGTTCCAGCTCTGGAGCCGGCTATGGCAATGCATGGCCACTCGGGAGCGAGTATGATGTACCCACTGTCCGGCGAGGCCCACCCAGGCCGCCGGCCGCGCCGGCCGATTGTACGGAACGCCCTTGGACAAATAAAGGGCTGCCTTGGATCATCGTGTAAATAGGCGGTTTTTCAGAAAAGACAAGGCGGGATGGAATTCGAGAATCATAGGAGCGGACCGGTTCGCTCCTGCAGCTGAGCGCGGCACCGTACCCGCTCCAGGTGGAGGCGCTTATCGCTTTCTTTTGCAAGTCCGAAAAAAGTGCTACTTTTCAAGGCTCTCACAAAAACATTCCCGACCCACTGCACGTCCGATTCGCAACTGCTTGGCGCGAAGCCCTGTGCGCGCCGCCGCGGTAGATCTTCGAGAGGTCAGCCGGTGAACGAGCATGCCGCAGCTCCCGAGAAAGGGACGGTCGTACGGCCAAGCGCCTTTGCGGGCACGCGGTCCGTGCCGCCCGATCGCGGGCCGCCCGCCAGCACGGCGGCCCGGGCGCTGGCGTGGTCGTTCCGGCTCCTGGCTGGCCTGCTCCTGCTCTCCGCCCTTCTCTACGGGGTGCACGGCTGGTACGCCGAGAAGGGCGAAAAGCTGGACATGCTGCTGCGCTTGAGCGGCTTCACCGCCAAATCGGCGGACCAGTTCTTCGATCAGTATGCCCGTGCAGAGCACCAGTTGGGCCAGGAGCTGCTGGACAGCGCGGCTTGGCGGCAGCCGGCGCGGGCGCACGCGCTGCTGCTGCGCTTCAAGCGACTGCACCCGGAGCTGGCTTCCGTCAATCTCATCCGGCCCGACGGCCAGATCCTGGCATCGACCCTGGTGGCGCCGGGGCGGCCATTGCCGCACCTGCGCCGTTCGCCGCAGCTCTGGTCCCAGTTCCAGGCCACCATGGCCGGCAACAGGCTGCACGTGCTGCGGCCGCAGCACGGCCCCATCTCCAAGCAATGGATCATGCCGCTGCAGTATCCGGTGCGCGACGCCTCGGGTCGGTTGCAGTTCGTGTTGTCCGGCACCTTGCTGCTCAGCCAGCAGCAGGCGCTCTGGCGCAACGTGGCCCTGCCGGCTGGCACGGCCATGGGTTTGCTGCGCGCGGATGGCTATCTGGAAAGCCGCTGGCCGGTGCCGGGGGATGATTTGGCCACCCTCTACGGGCAGCCGCGCAAGGGACCACTGGTGCAAGCGCTGAAGGCGCGGCCGGAGCAGGTGCGCGGCACTTACCAGGGTGTGACGGATGTCGACGGGGAGTTCCGTCTGGGCGCCTACTATCGGCTGTCCGGCTATCCCCTGACCGCCTTCGTGGCCATGCCGATGCGGGCAGTGTGGCAGGCTTGGCTGGAACGGGTGCAGGTGCCCTTCGTGATTTTTGCCCTGATGGGCTTGGCCGGATTCGGCATCTACCGCCTGGCCCTGCGCTGGCAGGCGGTTTCCGAGCAGGAGCGCAAGCGGGTGGAGGAGTTGTCCACACGGCTCGGGCGCATCCTGGACAATTCCTTCAACGAGATCTACATCTTTGACGCGGCATCCCTGCGCTTCCTACAGGTGAGCCGGGGGGCGCTGCGCAATCTGGGGTACTCCATGGAGGAAATGGCCGGCATGACCGTCGCGGAGTTGAAGCCCCTGAGCATCGAGCAGTTCGAGGCACTGCTCGAGCCGCTGCGCAGCGGCAGACGCAATCAGGTGGTGTTCGAGTCCGCGCACCGGCGCAAGAACGGCAGCATCTACCCCGTGGAG
The DNA window shown above is from Thermithiobacillus tepidarius DSM 3134 and carries:
- a CDS encoding PAS domain S-box protein, coding for MPPDRGPPASTAARALAWSFRLLAGLLLLSALLYGVHGWYAEKGEKLDMLLRLSGFTAKSADQFFDQYARAEHQLGQELLDSAAWRQPARAHALLLRFKRLHPELASVNLIRPDGQILASTLVAPGRPLPHLRRSPQLWSQFQATMAGNRLHVLRPQHGPISKQWIMPLQYPVRDASGRLQFVLSGTLLLSQQQALWRNVALPAGTAMGLLRADGYLESRWPVPGDDLATLYGQPRKGPLVQALKARPEQVRGTYQGVTDVDGEFRLGAYYRLSGYPLTAFVAMPMRAVWQAWLERVQVPFVIFALMGLAGFGIYRLALRWQAVSEQERKRVEELSTRLGRILDNSFNEIYIFDAASLRFLQVSRGALRNLGYSMEEMAGMTVAELKPLSIEQFEALLEPLRSGRRNQVVFESAHRRKNGSIYPVEVRLQLSTEATPPVFVAIVQDISERKRAEEEIRQAALIMEHSPVVAFRWRPESGWPVEYVSRNVAQFGYDVEAFNSGALDYAAIIHPDDRPQVEAQVQRHFSSGSPACAQSYRILTKSGEVRWVEDYTTLLRGDGGRVFACEGVVIDITERKQAQEAVQTLNRALEQRVAERTAELVAVNRELEAFSYSVSHDLRAPLRAIDGFSQALLEDHAELLDPEGRRYLERVRHATQRMSHLIDDLLGLAQVTRSEMRWATVNLSEIAWQVAENLYAAQPERQ